ACTTCTATTTAAGTAATTATATGAACGTATGGTGTCGGTTCATTCGGACTCCATTTTCACTggccgccgctgattccgcataaagtcccgatgcagctgatgtcattagtttcctctcttttcttttcttccccgCCACCCCCTCCCTATTCAATTATATAATAGTGTAAGTAATTTAATATTCTTTCTTCATAATATTTCTGTGTGAGCCAAAAAAAGTGTTAAGTTTTCTTCTCTGAGTAGGCATTCTTCAAACAACGAGATTTTTGTGTTGTAAGGACGTCGATGACCAGGCTGTTGAGCACTTTAAATCCAAAATCATCATCGATATTGACGTTAAAAAGGCACTCAactctcccttcctgttttttggGTCCATCTTGGGATATTATCACCACGTTGAGAGGAATCATCAATAAATATAACTGTTCAAAACTGATTCCGATACATCTCCAGATCATAGCTTCCCTCGTTGTTTCTGTTTACAGACCCACTGAAGAATGGAACGTACCAGGAGGAGGTTGTCCTTAACCTGTACGAGTGGAAACTCTCGACGTCCAGGACGGAGACGTACTTGGTGGCGTCCGGCTCCTTCAAAGCCACCGTCAGCTTCGGTCAGGAGATCGACATCCCGCTGCGGAACGAGACGCTGGGCCGCGCGCCCCGAGTCGGCCCGTTCTACAGCAGCACCAGCGGTTACCGGTACACGCTCGACATCGTCTTCAAGACGGCCGGCGTCTACCCGTGGTACACGACGAGGGCGCTCTCCACCTACTCCTTCGTCAGCTCGTCGACGAATCTACCCGGAATTGCTATCGGTCTGTGGTACGCCATCTAAGAAGTTGTGTCAAACGAGCCCGTCGCCGTGGTCAGATACGACACTCTACCGTTGCTCGTAGACTTCGCCGCTGTCGCTGTAGTTCATATTTTAAACAATATAGCCAGCTGACTCACTGATAAAAGTGTTTGCTCTCTAATTCTGCATATCGTCTTCAATTTATTACTGAAAATGTCTGATAATAAACTGAAGCTGAGATGGAGCAATGAGTCAGATGGCCATTTTGTTTGTAGTAACAGCTTCTTAAGTAAACT
This genomic stretch from Schistocerca cancellata isolate TAMUIC-IGC-003103 chromosome 2, iqSchCanc2.1, whole genome shotgun sequence harbors:
- the LOC126163125 gene encoding uncharacterized protein LOC126163125, coding for MMKSLVVVLLSVAAVCAWPYPRYEEVVRDPKTSDLLYGTNSGPHTENWYFSTQAYVTSIIIPSQIMDFCGTDPLKNGTYQEEVVLNLYEWKLSTSRTETYLVASGSFKATVSFGQEIDIPLRNETLGRAPRVGPFYSSTSGYRYTLDIVFKTAGVYPWYTTRALSTYSFVSSSTNLPGIAIGLWYAI